One Methylocaldum marinum DNA window includes the following coding sequences:
- a CDS encoding FAD assembly factor SdhE → MKHAQLRWRCRRGMRELDLLLQRYLDHTYEHAPETEKSTFIRLLDEPDERLWRYFYADCTPVDSSLAELVLKIRSASPSSP, encoded by the coding sequence ATGAAACATGCCCAGCTCCGGTGGCGCTGTCGGCGTGGCATGCGGGAACTCGATCTGCTGCTGCAGCGATACCTGGACCACACCTATGAGCACGCGCCGGAAACCGAAAAGTCGACCTTCATCCGGCTGCTGGACGAGCCGGACGAGAGGCTCTGGCGGTATTTTTACGCCGACTGCACGCCCGTAGATTCATCGCTGGCCGAGCTTGTCCTCAAAATCCGTTCCGCCTCTCCGTCTTCTCCCTAA
- a CDS encoding protein YgfX, with protein MSSKSVPPLRLLPNPSRGLAVGVTVVHALAGFASLANPLPAWLKLAMLGSVVLSWWWCRREYFLNPSVQELTLKPGGECELVLASGPQSGAVLDSSVVTTWMVILHIRTEAKTHAVTVCRDSVDSESFRMLRVYLRCRY; from the coding sequence TTGTCCTCAAAATCCGTTCCGCCTCTCCGTCTTCTCCCTAATCCGTCACGCGGCCTGGCCGTCGGTGTGACGGTTGTCCACGCGCTGGCCGGATTCGCTTCGCTGGCCAACCCATTGCCGGCCTGGTTGAAGCTCGCGATGCTCGGTTCCGTAGTGCTCAGTTGGTGGTGGTGCCGCCGGGAATATTTCTTGAATCCGTCCGTACAGGAATTGACTCTCAAACCGGGAGGCGAATGCGAACTGGTCCTGGCTTCCGGACCCCAATCCGGAGCCGTGCTGGACAGCAGTGTCGTCACGACCTGGATGGTCATCCTGCATATCAGGACCGAGGCGAAGACACACGCCGTTACCGTGTGCCGCGACAGTGTGGACTCTGAATCATTCCGGATGCTAAGGGTATATCTTCGATGCCGCTATTAG
- a CDS encoding 2OG-Fe dioxygenase family protein, which produces MDPEAFEPFFGNLPVDPYIKGDYRLRRLSRFKVTEDAIVKMPRGYLFQPKEYNPLVGGIKREFHELEDELVNFGMFQTLLSIFRDFCSLDSGAEIGVHQIRTTCTPDNFGNPAPEGIHSDGADFVCIYSISRRNIQGGETHLYKNKEGSPVFNKILCSGELLLINDRKFFHYTSPVQPVGKSRGHRDVFVLTSPSLLMDYSDNDG; this is translated from the coding sequence ATGGATCCGGAAGCTTTTGAACCCTTCTTCGGCAATCTACCCGTCGACCCTTATATCAAGGGTGATTATCGCCTTCGACGGCTTTCGCGGTTTAAAGTCACTGAGGACGCCATCGTTAAAATGCCGCGCGGCTATCTCTTCCAGCCCAAGGAATATAATCCCCTGGTCGGCGGTATCAAGCGAGAGTTTCATGAGCTCGAAGACGAGCTCGTCAATTTCGGGATGTTCCAGACTCTGTTATCCATATTCAGAGATTTTTGCAGTCTCGATAGTGGTGCCGAAATAGGCGTCCACCAGATCCGAACTACGTGTACTCCGGATAACTTCGGAAATCCGGCTCCGGAAGGTATACATAGCGATGGCGCCGATTTCGTGTGCATTTATTCCATTAGTCGAAGAAATATTCAGGGTGGAGAAACGCATCTTTACAAAAACAAGGAGGGCAGTCCCGTCTTCAACAAAATCCTTTGCTCCGGCGAACTGCTGTTGATCAACGACCGGAAATTCTTCCACTATACCAGTCCGGTTCAACCTGTAGGGAAGAGCAGGGGCCACAGAGATGTGTTTGTTTTGACGTCTCCAAGCTTGCTTATGGATTATTCCGATAACGATGGTTGA
- a CDS encoding roadblock/LC7 domain-containing protein — protein MRSEMLVSILSELNGASADIEATGVVSTDGLMIAAVLPATLDEDRVGAMSAAMLSLGDRTAQELARGELEQVLIKGKAGYVLMTYAGKEAVLTVLAKPNAKLGLIFLDVKRAASNIAQLL, from the coding sequence ATGCGTTCAGAAATGCTCGTTTCCATACTTTCGGAGTTGAACGGCGCTTCCGCCGATATCGAAGCGACCGGCGTCGTTTCGACCGATGGTCTGATGATTGCCGCCGTATTGCCCGCGACCCTGGATGAAGATCGAGTCGGCGCCATGAGTGCCGCAATGCTATCGCTGGGCGATCGCACTGCACAGGAATTGGCCCGCGGGGAATTGGAGCAAGTCCTGATTAAAGGAAAAGCCGGCTATGTGCTGATGACATACGCCGGTAAGGAAGCGGTCTTGACGGTATTGGCCAAGCCTAATGCCAAATTGGGCTTGATTTTCCTGGATGTCAAACGCGCGGCCAGCAATATCGCGCAATTGCTCTAA
- a CDS encoding protoglobin domain-containing protein — translation MSNDFDKLTRYAKSFSGLTPEREALLVEVGTQIKPKLAGITEDFYQQLLSIPEASAFLEGRVESLKKTHTRWMEGLFTGPFDKNYTEQMYKVGDVHVKVRLPVEFMAGAMTLINNRLIALIVETYGDDNRHCAEILAAVSAVTGMTLLVMQQSYQAASLAEELEKFLKISGMSRALFTNLATAYKDK, via the coding sequence ATGTCAAATGACTTTGACAAATTAACTCGCTATGCCAAATCGTTTAGTGGACTGACGCCCGAACGAGAAGCCTTGCTTGTCGAAGTGGGTACGCAGATCAAACCGAAACTGGCGGGAATCACCGAAGATTTCTATCAGCAATTGCTGAGCATTCCGGAAGCTTCAGCTTTTCTCGAGGGACGGGTCGAATCATTGAAAAAAACGCATACCCGATGGATGGAAGGATTGTTTACCGGACCTTTCGATAAAAACTATACCGAACAGATGTACAAAGTGGGCGATGTGCACGTCAAAGTCAGACTACCCGTCGAGTTCATGGCCGGGGCGATGACCTTGATCAACAATCGCCTGATCGCGCTCATCGTCGAAACCTATGGAGACGACAACCGACACTGCGCCGAAATACTGGCGGCGGTCAGTGCCGTAACCGGCATGACCCTGTTGGTGATGCAGCAATCGTATCAGGCGGCGAGCCTCGCGGAAGAACTGGAAAAATTCCTCAAGATTTCCGGTATGAGCCGCGCACTGTTTACCAACTTGGCTACCGCTTACAAGGACAAATAG
- a CDS encoding phosphohexomutase domain-containing protein gives MTSVISEKKDSLRSRLAQEPQALQFGTSGRRGLLVHLSQLEVFINALAELEYLQSLPLSEGGIVRGEEFFFAYDLRPSSSRFVDGEPRRGELAQAIECAIRTAGMRPVNLGCIPTPALTYYAVSHGKGSIMVTGSHIPFDRNGYKTNTSRGELLKQHEQPINEKVRDARESLYSQSFADSLFDAQGLFKAGHLELSTESGEAATAYIKRYTDFFGSQPLHGMHLLVYQHSAVGRDLLVEILRRLGAEVITAGRSETFVPIDTENIDAAQLAAVQALFDDAAASHGPIDAVVSTDGDSDRPLILGVDAETSALRFFGGDLVGMITAEYLGADAAVVPISCNDGIDLGKLRHITEPKTRIGSPFVIAGMETARARGKRAVCGWEANGGFLTGSDISKNGRILKALPTRDAVLPIVAVLSSSREKGVGLAELFASLPKRYSRAALLKQFPRPVGLEIVRRFSPSDPAIGEVRFSSQGASLLNAEGREVQAADAEIQALETIRQKLAGFFTADLGFGSITGLNFVDGVRIRFSNDDVAHLRPSGNADELRIYAVSNSQARADAIAAMAVAEPDGILRRLEQSAGVAERP, from the coding sequence ATGACATCCGTTATCTCTGAAAAAAAAGACTCGCTTCGTTCGCGCCTGGCGCAAGAGCCGCAAGCCCTGCAATTCGGAACCAGCGGGCGCCGTGGCCTGCTGGTCCATCTCAGCCAGCTGGAAGTATTCATCAATGCCCTGGCGGAACTCGAGTACCTGCAATCGCTGCCTCTTTCCGAAGGCGGCATCGTGCGCGGCGAGGAGTTCTTTTTCGCTTATGATCTCAGGCCCAGTTCCAGCCGGTTCGTCGACGGGGAACCCCGGCGCGGCGAACTCGCCCAGGCCATCGAATGCGCCATACGCACCGCCGGCATGAGGCCGGTCAATCTAGGCTGTATCCCGACTCCCGCACTGACCTACTATGCCGTGTCGCACGGCAAGGGCAGCATCATGGTTACGGGCAGCCATATCCCGTTTGACCGCAACGGCTACAAGACCAACACCTCGCGCGGGGAACTGCTGAAACAGCACGAGCAGCCCATTAACGAGAAGGTCCGCGATGCGCGGGAAAGCCTTTACAGCCAATCTTTTGCGGATTCCCTGTTCGACGCGCAGGGGCTGTTCAAGGCGGGCCATCTCGAACTCTCGACCGAAAGCGGCGAGGCCGCCACGGCTTATATCAAGCGCTACACGGATTTCTTCGGCAGCCAGCCTCTTCATGGAATGCACCTTCTGGTCTATCAGCATTCCGCCGTCGGACGGGACCTCTTGGTCGAAATACTGCGCAGGCTCGGTGCCGAAGTGATCACCGCCGGCCGCAGCGAAACCTTCGTCCCGATCGATACCGAGAACATCGACGCGGCGCAGCTGGCAGCCGTGCAGGCGCTGTTCGACGACGCCGCGGCAAGTCACGGGCCGATCGATGCCGTGGTCTCCACCGACGGCGATAGCGATCGGCCGCTGATCCTCGGCGTGGATGCCGAAACCTCCGCCCTGCGCTTTTTCGGCGGCGATCTGGTGGGAATGATCACGGCGGAATACCTCGGTGCGGATGCTGCCGTCGTGCCCATCAGTTGCAACGACGGCATTGACCTCGGCAAGCTCAGGCACATCACCGAACCCAAAACGCGCATCGGCTCGCCGTTCGTCATTGCCGGCATGGAAACCGCGCGTGCCCGCGGCAAGCGGGCGGTCTGCGGCTGGGAGGCCAACGGCGGATTTCTCACCGGCTCCGACATTTCGAAAAACGGCAGGATTCTCAAGGCCTTGCCCACGCGCGACGCGGTCCTGCCCATCGTCGCCGTGCTTAGTTCGAGCCGGGAAAAGGGCGTCGGTCTGGCCGAGCTATTTGCGTCGCTTCCCAAACGCTACAGCCGGGCCGCGCTGCTCAAGCAGTTTCCAAGGCCGGTCGGTCTCGAAATCGTCCGGCGGTTCTCGCCTTCGGATCCGGCGATCGGCGAGGTGCGGTTCTCGTCCCAAGGAGCCTCGCTGCTGAACGCCGAGGGCCGGGAAGTTCAAGCCGCGGATGCGGAGATTCAAGCGCTCGAAACGATTCGGCAGAAACTGGCGGGATTCTTCACGGCGGATCTCGGCTTCGGATCCATTACCGGCCTTAACTTCGTCGATGGCGTACGTATCCGCTTCAGCAACGATGACGTCGCCCACCTACGGCCTTCGGGAAATGCCGACGAACTGCGGATTTACGCGGTCTCGAACAGCCAGGCGCGAGCCGACGCCATCGCCGCCATGGCGGTGGCCGAACCCGACGGCATTTTGCGCCGTTTGGAGCAATCGGCCGGGGTTGCTGAAAGGCCTTAG
- a CDS encoding cysteine desulfurase-like protein, which produces MASFDIDWIRSQFPALSQDLGGYRPVFFDGPGGTQVPESVIDAMSRYLVTSNANAHGAFATSRRTDELIASARGAVADFLGCEHDEVIFGANMTTLAFAFSRAMGRSLKPGDEIVVTRLDHYANVSPWHALEEVGAVVRVVDFHVEDCTLDISDLERQLSDRTRVVAIGYACNAVGTINDVAKVVRLAHAVGALVFVDAVHYAPHGPIDVRALDCDFLACSAYKFFGPHVGVLFGKREHLARLQPYKVQPAADEVPFRWETGTLNHEGLAGLIATIDYLEELGRRVSASVENRRKALVAAMEASRRYERHLSERLIQGLSRIPGVTLYGITDSARFDRRTPTVGLTLAGRTPYAVAEQLGDRGIFTWHGNFYALGLTERLGVESKGGLLRIGLLAYNTDEEIDRLLQALDDINAASA; this is translated from the coding sequence ATGGCGTCTTTTGATATCGATTGGATACGCTCCCAGTTTCCGGCACTCTCCCAGGACCTGGGCGGCTATCGCCCGGTTTTCTTCGACGGGCCGGGAGGCACCCAGGTGCCCGAATCGGTGATCGATGCGATGAGCCGCTACCTGGTAACGTCGAACGCCAATGCACACGGCGCTTTCGCCACGAGTCGGCGGACCGACGAGCTGATCGCCTCGGCTCGCGGCGCGGTCGCGGATTTTCTGGGCTGTGAGCACGATGAAGTGATCTTCGGCGCGAACATGACCACGCTCGCCTTCGCGTTCAGCCGAGCCATGGGGCGCAGCTTGAAGCCGGGCGATGAAATCGTCGTGACGCGGCTCGATCATTACGCCAATGTTTCTCCCTGGCATGCGCTGGAAGAAGTCGGGGCGGTGGTCCGCGTTGTCGATTTCCACGTGGAAGATTGCACGCTCGATATCAGCGATCTGGAACGGCAGTTGAGCGATCGCACCCGTGTGGTCGCGATCGGATATGCCTGCAATGCCGTCGGCACGATCAACGACGTCGCCAAGGTCGTGCGCCTGGCCCATGCGGTGGGCGCTCTGGTTTTCGTCGATGCGGTTCACTACGCGCCCCACGGCCCGATCGACGTACGCGCCCTCGATTGCGATTTTCTGGCGTGCTCTGCCTACAAGTTTTTCGGTCCGCACGTCGGCGTCCTGTTCGGCAAGCGCGAACATCTCGCCCGCCTGCAACCGTACAAAGTGCAGCCTGCCGCGGACGAAGTGCCTTTTCGCTGGGAGACCGGGACCTTGAATCACGAGGGACTGGCTGGACTGATAGCGACGATCGATTATCTGGAGGAACTGGGCCGGCGCGTCTCTGCGTCCGTGGAGAACCGCCGCAAAGCCCTGGTCGCGGCGATGGAGGCGAGCCGCCGATACGAGCGCCACCTGAGCGAACGATTGATTCAGGGCCTGTCGCGGATACCCGGCGTGACGCTGTACGGCATAACGGATAGTGCTCGCTTCGACCGGCGCACCCCGACCGTCGGGCTAACCCTAGCCGGCCGGACACCTTACGCGGTTGCCGAGCAATTGGGTGATCGCGGGATTTTCACCTGGCACGGCAACTTCTACGCGCTGGGACTCACCGAGCGAT